In Deinococcus reticulitermitis, a single genomic region encodes these proteins:
- a CDS encoding DUF309 domain-containing protein has translation MRAELQAGAHLFNAGEWWEAHEAWEAVWATSTGPERAFVQALILLAAALHKRWHHGSLAHRNFYKAEKYLGTLPDKYGGVDLRTLRREVWDALHEPGQRPQLPVG, from the coding sequence ATGAGAGCTGAACTTCAGGCCGGCGCCCACCTCTTCAACGCGGGCGAGTGGTGGGAAGCCCACGAAGCCTGGGAAGCGGTCTGGGCCACCTCGACGGGTCCGGAGCGCGCGTTCGTTCAGGCGTTGATCCTGCTCGCCGCCGCCCTGCACAAGCGCTGGCACCATGGCAGCCTCGCGCACCGCAATTTCTATAAGGCCGAGAAGTATCTCGGCACGCTGCCTGACAAATATGGCGGGGTCGACCTGCGCACCCTTCGGCGGGAGGTGTGGGACGCCCTACATGAGCCGGGGCAACGGCCTCAGCTTCCGGTGGGTTGA
- the trxA gene encoding thioredoxin has translation MKPVELTDSNFSSEIAQGLTLVDFWAPWCGPCRIIAPVIEELAGQYEGRVKIGKVNVDENPATSGQFRVMSIPTMILFKDGQPVEGMVGAQPKRAFETLLDKHLSVAAN, from the coding sequence ATGAAGCCTGTGGAACTCACGGACAGCAATTTTTCCAGCGAAATCGCACAGGGCCTGACCCTGGTCGACTTCTGGGCGCCCTGGTGTGGCCCCTGCCGCATCATCGCGCCCGTGATCGAGGAACTCGCGGGGCAGTACGAGGGCCGCGTCAAGATCGGCAAGGTCAACGTGGACGAAAACCCCGCGACCAGCGGTCAATTCCGCGTGATGAGCATTCCCACCATGATCCTGTTCAAAGACGGTCAGCCGGTCGAGGGCATGGTCGGCGCCCAGCCCAAGCGCGCCTTCGAGACGCTGCTCGACAAGCACCTCAGCGTCGCCGCCAACTGA
- a CDS encoding RBBP9/YdeN family alpha/beta hydrolase: MAFTVPRLVIVPGLSDSSPEHWQTLWEHRFGAARVRQDDPDRPTPQTWSARLQEVIEATPGELVLVGHSCGVLTIVHWARLYGGHRRVKGALLVAPTDTEQPGLTDTFPALGALAPVPRQPLPFPALVVASENDPFASLERAQLFAHAWDAEFVTAGEAGHINVASGHGVWEEGEVLLSEALHAWTPPPFTRL, translated from the coding sequence CCTTCACTGTACCCCGCCTCGTGATCGTTCCCGGCCTCAGTGATTCCAGCCCTGAGCATTGGCAGACGCTCTGGGAACACCGGTTCGGCGCCGCTCGCGTGCGGCAGGACGACCCTGACCGGCCCACCCCGCAGACCTGGTCCGCCCGGCTTCAGGAGGTCATCGAAGCGACGCCGGGCGAGCTGGTGCTGGTGGGCCACTCGTGCGGCGTGCTTACCATCGTCCACTGGGCGCGGCTCTATGGGGGGCACAGGCGGGTGAAAGGAGCGCTGCTGGTCGCCCCGACCGACACCGAGCAGCCGGGGCTGACCGACACCTTCCCAGCCCTGGGTGCGCTGGCGCCGGTTCCCCGGCAACCGCTGCCTTTTCCTGCCCTGGTGGTGGCGAGCGAGAACGACCCTTTCGCGAGCCTGGAACGGGCACAGCTGTTCGCCCATGCCTGGGACGCCGAGTTCGTCACGGCGGGTGAGGCGGGGCACATCAATGTCGCCAGCGGGCATGGAGTGTGGGAGGAGGGGGAAGTGCTGCTTTCCGAGGCGCTGCACGCCTGGACGCCCCCGCCATTCACGCGGCTCTGA